CAGTCGTACCAGGCTCTCCGCGAGGGCTTCGAGATCAGTGCGGGCTATCAGCCCCAAACGGATGCCAAGGAGATTCGAAAAGGTATCGCAAAAAAAGTACGATGCAAAGCCTCTCCGGGCTCCTACTTCAATCGAAAGAGGACAAACACTCAACAAGGAGAGGAGACTATGACACGCTACGAGACGGGACTCGCCATGCTCGCAAAGGTCGATGGCAGCGTCGGGGAAAAGGTGATCGAGAGCCTGGAGGACATCGCGCCGTACTTCGGGCGCTACCTCGTTGAATGCTTCGGAGACATTTACTCCAGGCCGGGGCCTGGACCTTAAAAGCCGGGAAATCGCCGTGGTCGCGGCCCTGACCGCGCTGGGGACGGCCGGACCGCAGCTCCGGATCCACCTGCACGCCGCCCTCAATGTCGGCTGCACGA
The DNA window shown above is from Desulfomicrobium apsheronum and carries:
- a CDS encoding carboxymuconolactone decarboxylase family protein, which translates into the protein MNASETFTPGRGLDLKSREIAVVAALTALGTAGPQLRIHLHAALNVGCTREEIVEVIMQMSAYAGFPAALNGLFAAKEVFAERRADGRG